ATTACTGATGGCGGCAATGACGACATTGCTCTGCCCACAACTTCAAGCCCAGCAATTGCCCTATAAGAATAGTGCCTTACCTATTGAAAAAAGGGTAAGTGATCTATTGGGAAGAATGACTGTGGAAGAGAAAGTCGGGCAATTGAGCAAATTGCTGGGCTGGGACATGTATAGCAAGAACGGAAAGCAGGTTACAATCAGCAATAAATTGCGAAAGGCGGTAAAAGAACAGCATATCGGATTATTATGGGCAACCTTACGTGCCGATCCCTGGACACAAAAAACCTTGCTGAATGGTTTGAGCCCTGTAGAAGCTGCGCGCGCTACCAATGCGATCCAACGTTATATGGTGGATAGCACGCGCCTTGGAATTCCATTGTTATTGTCTGAAGAGGCGCCACATGGACATATGGCTATTGGTGCAACAGTGTTCCCTACCGCGATCGGACAGGCGAGTACATGGAACCCGCGGTTGATTCAGGACATGGCATCAACAATCGCCATGGAGACTTATGCTGTTGGCGGTAAAAATGGCTATGGCCCCGTATTGGATTTAGCACGAGATCCACGTTGGTCGCGTACTGAAGAGACCTATGGGGAGGATCCCTATCTTATTGGACAAATGGGAAGTGCAATGATCCGTGGTTTTCAAGGGGAAAAGTTAGGTGAGCAGGATAAAATAATAGGTACTTTAAAGCATTTTGTTGCCTATGCGGCTCCAGATGGCGGTCACAATGGTGAGTCTGTATCGTTTGGCGAGCGAAGCTTGAGACAGTATTTTCTCCCGCCTTTTGAGCGTGCTGTGAAATCAGGAGCTGGGTCGGTTATGACGGCATATAATAGCATTGATGGAATTCCTTGTTCAGCCAATTCCTGGCTGTTGAATGATATCTTACGGAAAGACTGGGGATTTAAGGGGTTTGTCGTATCGGATCTACTGAGTATATCAGGGCTCAATGGCGGGCATGCAACAGCAGCGACTGCAGAAGAAGCGGCTTCACAAAGTATACATGCCGGATTGGATGTTGATCTAAGCGGGACGGGTTATGGTTCAAATCTGCTTAAGGCTGTCCAACAGAGGCTCATTGAACCTGCTGTTCTCGATACAGCAGTGGCCCGTGTACTGCGAATGAAATTCAATCTTGGTCTTTTTGATCATCCTTATGTTGATGAAAAGTTGGTAGCCCAAAAAGTCGCTACGACACAAAATAAAACAGTGGCAAGACAAGTGGCCCGCGAGTCGATTGTTTTGCTTAAAAACGATCAGCACATTTTACCCTTAAGTAAATCGTTGAAACGAATAGCCGTTATTGGCCCCAATGCCGATAATGCTTATAACCAGCTTGGCGATTACACTGCTCCACAGGCCGACGGTAAAGTGCAGACCCTGCTGACCGGGATCCGAGCGGCAGTTGGTAACAGTGCCAAGGTCGATTATGTGAAAGGTTGTGCGATCCGTGATACCAGCAATTCAGATATTGCTGCTGCTGTTGCAGCGGCAAAGCAGGCCGATGCAGTGGTTTTAGTACTCGGAGGTTCGAGCGCACGTGATTTTAAAACGTCGTATCAAGCAACAGGGGCGGCCAATGTTGATCCCAATACGGTAAGTGATATGGAGAGTGGAGAAGGATTTGACCGCGTTTCCCTGGATATGATGGGCGATCAGATCAAGTTGCTGAAAGCGATACAAGCTACAGGAAAACCCCTTGTACTTGTTACGATTATGGGAAGACCATTGAACTTAAATTGGGCTGCTGACAATGTACCAGCAATTGTGAATGCATGGTACCCTGGACAGGAGGGAGGCTTGGCTATTGCTGATGTATTGTTCGGTGACTACAATCCGGCGGGAAGATTACCGATTTCGGTACCTCGTTCGGTCGGCCAGCTTCCGGTACATTACAACCATACAAAACCCAAACATCACGACTACGTGGAAATGTCGGCTAAGCCATTGTATGCTTTTGGCTATGGGTTGAGTTATAGTAGCTTCGATTACTCCAATTTACAAATTTCTTTGAAGGAGGCCGAACATGATTTCGCTTGTACAGTGTCATTCGATATCGCCAATAACGGTAAATTGGCTGGCGATGAAGTCGCACAGTTGTATGTTGTGGATGAAGTAAGTTCGGTCGTGACACCGGTCATGCAATTGAAGCGATTTGAACGCAAAAAGATTGCAGCTGGAAAGACGGAACGCTATTCTTTTCAATTGACCAAAGAGGACCTCAAATTATGGAGTGCAAGCAAGGCATGGAAGACAGAAAAAGGAAAGTTTAAATTCTTGGTTGGAGCATCTTCGGATGATATCCGACTGAAGGGCGAAATGGAATTAACAAGAGATTATTAATCCTAAACCACAAACAATACTATAGGGCTGCCTAATTTTGGACAGCCCTATTTTTTTTATTTGAGCACAATATGTTTGATACTTTTCCTATTCCAGGTATAGGTGATATGGATGAGGCCCTTTGGATCCTGAATGATTGTCGGATAAGAATACTCATCGTTCTTTACTCCATCTTCCAGGGTTAGGATATCTTTCCAATGTAAGCCATCCTTTGATATGGCGACATGCAGTTTTGTACGTCCTTCCCACCAGTCGTTGCCTGCTATGGCCGGATTGAAGACGATCATAAATAAACCATTTTTTAGGCGGATGGCATCGGTGGCTGAATTGGGATTGAGCAGGTTTGTCGCTTGCCAGGGCCCCCAGGTAAGGCCTTGGTCTGTCGAAAAAGCGGCCATCACCTTATTTTCTTTACTTCGACAAAGCACCTGAATGCGTCCATCCGCGTGTTGAATCACACTGGGCTGAATGACCTGTATGCTGGTATCGGGACGTATTGCGCTGGTGGACCAGGTGCGACCATGATCGGGGCTGATTTCTAGGTGTGCTTTCCAGATTTCTGTTTTGGATTCCGTGCTGGAAGGGGAGAGCAGGAGTCCGTTTGTCAAGGTGAGCGGTTTATTCTTGATAGGTCCTAATATACCTTCAGGCAACTGCCGCGGTGCTGACCAGCTGGTTCCTTTATCAAGCGAATGTTTGACATAGCCCTTCCATTCTCTGGGGTTGGGTCCTATTTTATAATACAAAGATAGGGTGTCACTGTGCGGATACTGATAGAAGACAGGATTCCATGTTGGAAAACGGTTGTCACCAAGGATGCCATCTGCAATCTGTACGGGACGTTGCCACTGTCCATGACTATACAGTGAACTCCATATGACAACATCGGGGTTAGATTCATGTGTACCACCAAACCAGGCTACCAATAAACTGTCTTTTCCGACGACTTGAATCGTGGAGGCATGGCATTGCTGGAATGGAACTTGGCCTGTTTTAAAAATTTGCTCTGACACCAGGATCTTAGGTCGATACGTTGCACATGAGAAAGTTACAAAAAGAAGGATAAATAGTGGAAATAGGTTGATTTTTTTCATTGGGAATTAAGGTTCTAAAAACCCATAGTTTGTTGATGTCTTATTTTCTTATTCCCGAGCAGAAGCTTTGGGTATGTTGAAATGTTCGGGCGGTCATCGGGAAACAATGATCTTTTTAAATGATAAAATTCCGTTGGATTATATCCAACGGAATTTTATATTATTTGCTTTGCAATTGAATTGCAGTAGCATAGCTAAATCGTGTACTAGGACTTCTCAAGGTAATTTGGTTACCACGTTGAGACCAGTCCAATTTACCTTTATGACCTAGAATAGCAATCTTTTTTACGTTAAAATTGTCGGGTACTTGAAAGACGTATTCATTGGGCTGCTGGTAAGTGTCACCTTCAGAAAGATGGAATACATTGACCACTTTACTGTCTTTGCTTCTGGTGTAGTAATAGTCACCTTGGTGATAAGGAGCAATGGTACGTGTTGCAAACACTGCAGTTTGATTGATTTTCATCCAGGCTGCCAGCTCGTTCAAGCGATCGTATGCAGCCTGATCGTAATCCCCTGTAGGGCCAGGGGCTATGTTCAATAAGTAGTTTCCGCCGCGAGAAATAATTTTCACCAATGTTTCTACGATTTTTTTGGTCGGCTTGTATTGATCGTTGGGCACATAACTGAATGAATTACCCATGGTGATGCAACTTTCCCATGGAATATCCAACGGATGTTCAGGAATCGCTTGTTCGGGAGTGACATAATTTTCCCAGTTTCCAGGTACCGTACGGTCAACGACGATAATACCCGGTTGATTTTTTCTTGCCATGCCACCGATGCGGTCCATGTCAATATTTTGATCCATTTTGATTGTCTGTTGCCAGTCGACAGATTTGTCAACCGTTTCTAAGGGGCGGACCTGGCCTCCATCCAACCAAAGGATATCAACCTTGCCGTATTCGGAAGTCAGCTCGTTGATCTGATTGTAGGTAAAGTCTTTAAATTTTTGCCAGCGGTCCGGATATTTTTTAGGGTCATAATTTACATTTCTGTCTTTTGGCGGAAAGTAGGACCACCAGTAGTAATCGGAGTGCCAGTCCGGTTTGGAGAAATAGGCGCCAATTTTGAAGCCATCATTGCGAAAAGTATTGAAGATTTCTTTGGTTACATTGGCCTTTGGATTTGTCGAAAATGGCGTTTTAGCAGAGGTGATTTTATAATCCGATTCTTTGGTATCGAACATGGCAAATCCATCGTGATGTTTGGTTGTAAAGACGACATATTTCATGCCGGCAGCTTTAGCGGCATCGGCCCATTTTTGAGGATTAAAATCTGTTGGATTAAAGGTTGTCTGTAGATTTTCGTAGTTCTTGAGGTATTCGAAATAGGTTTTACCATGTTCGGGTTTGCGTTGGGTCCAACCTTCATCTTCAGGACAGATACTCCAGCTTTCAACGATTCCCCATTGACTATAGGTACCCCAGTGCATGAAAAGGCCAAACTTCATATCTTGCCATTGTTCGAGATTTTCAATCACTAGAGGATCTGTCGGTTTTTGATAGCCATTAGATACGTTATGTGCTTGGCCAAACGCTAATGTTGCGCTTGAAGCAATCAGCGCGGTGGATATAATGGTTTTTAGTTTTTGCATGGATAAAGATAGTGAAAATGATAAAAAGAAGGCCACCTTAGGTGGCCTTCTTGTAGATAGATATAGCTTATGCGTTAATTTACGTCCCAGAAGAGTTTGGTGTCAAGCTTATCTTTGCTTTTTACAGCGTCATAATTTGCGCCATTTAAATTCACTTCTGTTGCGGGGATATTCCATCTCGCAGGGACAGTTTTTTGAATATCAGATACTTCTGTTCTAAAAGTAAATACAGGGTAATTTAATCTTCTTACTTCCGCCCAGGATTGTAAAGGTTGAATAACGTTGAAGTGTAGCCATTTCTGAGTGGCGATTAATTGAACGTTATTTGTTCCCCAACCAATATTTGAGATGTAGGTATTGATCTGATCTTCTGTTGGTTGTGCTGCGGCAGTAGTTGTGTTGTCTTTGCTTAACGCCCTGATTGCAGGAAATAGTGCAATGGATTGTTTTATGCCTTGTTCGAAAGCTGATTTTGCAGCAGCATTATTTCCGGTCCTGTTGTAATATTCTGCAAGTAAGTAATTGACTTCTGATGCCGTGATCAATAAGCCCGGGAAATATTCATTTCTCGAGTAAGTAGAACGATTATAGATGGCAATCTTACTTGGATTAGCTGGTGTTCCGGAAATCAAAGCAGTTTGTTCTGCACTCGTTAGAGACTGATCTAGCCCAATATAAGCTCCATTAGCACCTTGTCCAGGTTCAAAAATAAATGGTAATCTCGGGTCTGCCTTTGAAACCATGTTGTCAATCATTACTTTCCCGGCAATATTGGCGTTCCAACTTTCTAAACCATCTCTAAATCCTCTTGCATTGATATCTGATCCTGAATTGAAGACACTGATGTCGATATTATCTGCATTGGTGAGCGTTAATGGATAAGTTGATTGATTTCCAATAATGTCGGCCAGCTCTTGGTTTGCTCTTGCTGTAAAAGTAGAGGCAGCACTTACGCGAGTCAACATACGTAGGCGAAGGGAATTACAGTATTTTTTCCATAGTGTAATGTCACCTTTGTTTATTAAATCTTGCGTTTTAAAAGACGTGGAAACACCTGAAGTTAGTGCTGGTAGTGTATTAAGCTCGGTACTAATGGCTTTTAGGTCATCCAGCATCGTTTTATAAATATCTTCTGCAGTGTCATATTTAGCATACGAGCTCGGATAATTTCCACCATTGGTGCTCAACATGCCTGCTTGCGACCAAGGGATATCTCCATGTAAATCAACAACCTGTTGCGTTTGATCATAAAAGAAAATCTTTGCTGCAAGGTAAAATATGCGTAGCTGAGTTCGCTCTGCTTCTGGCAATGCTGTGTATACTTTTTCAAATTCTCTGTATTGTGCAAGACCTGCATAATAAGTATTCCACCGATCTTGGGTAGAAGCACCTCCCGGTATTAATTGATTATTCTCGTTTGCCCATCCCGTAGCCTGAACATAGCGATTAGCAGTCGATCGGAGGATAACAAAGTAATTCCAGTAACTTGGGACAACCAGTTCTCTGTAGGAATAGGTAATTCCTGCGAACTGTTTGTCGGCTGACACTTCACTTATTTTTCCTGGATCTCTGTATAACTCATCAAAAGATGATTTACTACAAGAGGTTATTGCTGTAATACCCGCGGCACATAGACCAGCAAGTAAGATGTGTTTTTTGATTTTCATAATTTTAGAAACTTGCGCGTAACATTAAACCATAAGTTCTTGTTGCTGGACCTGAACCAGCATTGGTAATTTGTTGTGACCAGTGTGAACCACCTGTCATTTGTTCAGGATCGAGGTGTTTGGCGGTTCTGTAGATGAAGAACAAGTTTCTTCCAAAGGCCGATAAACTGATGTTTTTCGCTTTTAACTTGCGAGCGAAATCTTTCGGAAGTCTATAAGCGAGCGAAAGTTCACGCATCTTGATATAGTTGTTTTTCTCTACATAAAGTTCATAACGAGAGTTTCCGCCATATTGTGGGCCACCCCAGTTATAGGTTGAATTGAAGTAGGTCGCTTGGGAGATGATATTCGCGTTTTTAGTACCATCTAATAAAACCCCGTCCAATAACATACCATCATGATAAACCGTTTCTCCATTAGGTCCAGTGGAACCAGTAGTAGCAATTCCTTTTCCTCCAGACAAGTAGTAACTCAATCCACCATGTTCAGCGTCCATACCCTCTAAGGTTTCTTCTAGCAAGCCTCTACTTTTCATCCAGTTGATACCGGTAGGCATAATATGTCCTCCCCAGCGGAAGTCAATTAGAGCGTCCAAAGTGAAATTTTTGTAACTAAAGGAGTTGATGAACCCACCAATTGCTTTAGGCATGGCATTACCAACTTTTTTGTACGTTGTGTTATCCAATTGATATAAACCATTTGCGTCAACAATCATTCGTCCTTGATCATCTGTTTTTACCGGCCGAGCGTAGATATCACCCAATGGTTCTCCAACTCTCGAAATAATCTTAGCTGCATCACCATCAATAAATCGGTGCTCTAATTCGGTCGCACCGCCTGCTAATTGCTCGACCTTGTTTCTGTTGAACGCAAGGTTAACGGTTGTATTCCACTTGAAGTTTTCACTTTGAACTGGTGTACCGTTAACAACAAATTCCCATCCTTTGTTACGTAATGTACCTACGTTTGCAACAATGGAGCTAGCACCTGTCGTCATTGGTAAAGAGAAATCTAGGATCTGATCTTTGATCTGGCCATTGTAATAAGTAATGTCAAATCCTAATCGGCCTTTTAACAATCTAGTTTCTAAACCAAATTCGATCTCATGCTTGGTCTCAGGTTTAATGCGCTCATTTCCGAAGCCGGAGGTTGGAACCTGTGTATAAATCACAGATCCTGTTCCTTGATCGCCCAGTGTTTTTTGAGAGAAGCTCAAGGCGCTTTGGAAAATATTAGGATAATTTCCCACAATTCCCCATGAGCCTCTTAATTTCGCATAATCGAAGACTTCCGGAAGTTTAAACGCATCAGATAAGATTAAACTTGAGTTGACCGATGGATAATACAAAACATTGTTATCTGGGTGCATCTGTGAAATAAGCTCACGACGTAATGTCCCTTCTACATACCAATAGTCTTTAAAACTAAAATTTAAAGTTCCAAAAGTTGCATCTCTTAATGACCAAACCCTAGCTTGTGAGCTTCTGGAATCATTAACGGAGGCTGATAGATCATACCAATTGCGTTGAGATAATCCACCGTTAGTCCAGCCACTAACCGAAAAGTCCTGATTTTTTGTCGCAGTATAGCCTACTGCAGCTCCTAACTTAATGTCCTTATTAATTTGTTTTTTATAGGAGGCAAGAAGGTCGGTGTAATAAATGTTTTGATTTTGATTCTTTGTCGTAAATCCTGACTCGGTGTCAAAACCGTAAAGTAATGGGAAGCGATTAGGGCTGCGGTCTTCAAATCGTGCTGATGTAACGTCAGCAGAGAATCTAGCGCGAACAGATAAATCGTCTGTGATTTGATAAGTATTGGTAAATGAACCAATTAAACGGTTTGAATATTCATCACTTGTTTTAGCTCGAGTATTCCAATAATAATCTAATACATCGACTTTATATCCGTTGTGTATTAGATTTTCACCCGGGGTAAGACTTTGATTCGTTCCAGTTACATATTTGTAACCTAGGCTTGTTTGATAGCGATCTGCATACCAGTCTGGGTTATCAAATGTGGAAATCATCCCCGTAAAATTGTTAATCAAACGATCCGTCATAAATGGCCTGTTATGCGTATGCTGATTGATATAATTAACGACAACATCGGTTGTCAGTTTATTCCACAATTTAAATGTTGAGTTAAAATTGACAATGTTCTTTTTGTTATACGAATCGAACGACGTCATCTGATTATCTTGACGCGTAAGGGAGAAACGAACATTTGACGTTTCTGTTGCGTGGCCTAGCGCGAGATTAAGGGATGTATTGTTGGGATTGTTGAAAAACTTTCCATAAGCATTCTGAGCTTCATAAGGCCGCACTTTACCGTCCCATGTTACCGTTGGTAGTCCATCAAATTTAGGCCCGAAGTTTACCGTTGCGGGTAAAACACCTCTTGTAACTCCATCAACAGCCCG
The Sphingobacterium multivorum genome window above contains:
- a CDS encoding glycoside hydrolase family 3 N-terminal domain-containing protein, which gives rise to MKVRILLMAAMTTLLCPQLQAQQLPYKNSALPIEKRVSDLLGRMTVEEKVGQLSKLLGWDMYSKNGKQVTISNKLRKAVKEQHIGLLWATLRADPWTQKTLLNGLSPVEAARATNAIQRYMVDSTRLGIPLLLSEEAPHGHMAIGATVFPTAIGQASTWNPRLIQDMASTIAMETYAVGGKNGYGPVLDLARDPRWSRTEETYGEDPYLIGQMGSAMIRGFQGEKLGEQDKIIGTLKHFVAYAAPDGGHNGESVSFGERSLRQYFLPPFERAVKSGAGSVMTAYNSIDGIPCSANSWLLNDILRKDWGFKGFVVSDLLSISGLNGGHATAATAEEAASQSIHAGLDVDLSGTGYGSNLLKAVQQRLIEPAVLDTAVARVLRMKFNLGLFDHPYVDEKLVAQKVATTQNKTVARQVARESIVLLKNDQHILPLSKSLKRIAVIGPNADNAYNQLGDYTAPQADGKVQTLLTGIRAAVGNSAKVDYVKGCAIRDTSNSDIAAAVAAAKQADAVVLVLGGSSARDFKTSYQATGAANVDPNTVSDMESGEGFDRVSLDMMGDQIKLLKAIQATGKPLVLVTIMGRPLNLNWAADNVPAIVNAWYPGQEGGLAIADVLFGDYNPAGRLPISVPRSVGQLPVHYNHTKPKHHDYVEMSAKPLYAFGYGLSYSSFDYSNLQISLKEAEHDFACTVSFDIANNGKLAGDEVAQLYVVDEVSSVVTPVMQLKRFERKKIAAGKTERYSFQLTKEDLKLWSASKAWKTEKGKFKFLVGASSDDIRLKGEMELTRDY
- a CDS encoding sialidase family protein: MKKINLFPLFILLFVTFSCATYRPKILVSEQIFKTGQVPFQQCHASTIQVVGKDSLLVAWFGGTHESNPDVVIWSSLYSHGQWQRPVQIADGILGDNRFPTWNPVFYQYPHSDTLSLYYKIGPNPREWKGYVKHSLDKGTSWSAPRQLPEGILGPIKNKPLTLTNGLLLSPSSTESKTEIWKAHLEISPDHGRTWSTSAIRPDTSIQVIQPSVIQHADGRIQVLCRSKENKVMAAFSTDQGLTWGPWQATNLLNPNSATDAIRLKNGLFMIVFNPAIAGNDWWEGRTKLHVAISKDGLHWKDILTLEDGVKNDEYSYPTIIQDPKGLIHITYTWNRKSIKHIVLK
- a CDS encoding alpha-L-fucosidase, translated to MQKLKTIISTALIASSATLAFGQAHNVSNGYQKPTDPLVIENLEQWQDMKFGLFMHWGTYSQWGIVESWSICPEDEGWTQRKPEHGKTYFEYLKNYENLQTTFNPTDFNPQKWADAAKAAGMKYVVFTTKHHDGFAMFDTKESDYKITSAKTPFSTNPKANVTKEIFNTFRNDGFKIGAYFSKPDWHSDYYWWSYFPPKDRNVNYDPKKYPDRWQKFKDFTYNQINELTSEYGKVDILWLDGGQVRPLETVDKSVDWQQTIKMDQNIDMDRIGGMARKNQPGIIVVDRTVPGNWENYVTPEQAIPEHPLDIPWESCITMGNSFSYVPNDQYKPTKKIVETLVKIISRGGNYLLNIAPGPTGDYDQAAYDRLNELAAWMKINQTAVFATRTIAPYHQGDYYYTRSKDSKVVNVFHLSEGDTYQQPNEYVFQVPDNFNVKKIAILGHKGKLDWSQRGNQITLRSPSTRFSYATAIQLQSK
- a CDS encoding SusD/RagB family nutrient-binding outer membrane lipoprotein; this translates as MKIKKHILLAGLCAAGITAITSCSKSSFDELYRDPGKISEVSADKQFAGITYSYRELVVPSYWNYFVILRSTANRYVQATGWANENNQLIPGGASTQDRWNTYYAGLAQYREFEKVYTALPEAERTQLRIFYLAAKIFFYDQTQQVVDLHGDIPWSQAGMLSTNGGNYPSSYAKYDTAEDIYKTMLDDLKAISTELNTLPALTSGVSTSFKTQDLINKGDITLWKKYCNSLRLRMLTRVSAASTFTARANQELADIIGNQSTYPLTLTNADNIDISVFNSGSDINARGFRDGLESWNANIAGKVMIDNMVSKADPRLPFIFEPGQGANGAYIGLDQSLTSAEQTALISGTPANPSKIAIYNRSTYSRNEYFPGLLITASEVNYLLAEYYNRTGNNAAAKSAFEQGIKQSIALFPAIRALSKDNTTTAAAQPTEDQINTYISNIGWGTNNVQLIATQKWLHFNVIQPLQSWAEVRRLNYPVFTFRTEVSDIQKTVPARWNIPATEVNLNGANYDAVKSKDKLDTKLFWDVN
- a CDS encoding SusC/RagA family TonB-linked outer membrane protein, producing the protein MSLFYKKTAGLALCTLFSATSLYAQQSISGIVSDANGPISGATVSVKGTSRGTQTGGNGSFTIQASTGETLRISMVGYKSQEVVVGSNKTINVSLTSDQSNLEEVVVTAMGIKKAPRELGYAMSTIDSKELTKTGSPNFAGALYGKAPGVRITTAPGGATSGVNINIRGINSITGGSQPLVIIDGVPMRQNKFDNSNYWGDQRARGNGLEDLNPEDIETVSILKGASAAALYGSEAMNGVVLITTKSNKGGTGFSIDFNANYTHDQIAYLPKFQNVRGPGYSLAYANGGQAEDKFFYYGADRAVDGVTRGVLPATVNFGPKFDGLPTVTWDGKVRPYEAQNAYGKFFNNPNNTSLNLALGHATETSNVRFSLTRQDNQMTSFDSYNKKNIVNFNSTFKLWNKLTTDVVVNYINQHTHNRPFMTDRLINNFTGMISTFDNPDWYADRYQTSLGYKYVTGTNQSLTPGENLIHNGYKVDVLDYYWNTRAKTSDEYSNRLIGSFTNTYQITDDLSVRARFSADVTSARFEDRSPNRFPLLYGFDTESGFTTKNQNQNIYYTDLLASYKKQINKDIKLGAAVGYTATKNQDFSVSGWTNGGLSQRNWYDLSASVNDSRSSQARVWSLRDATFGTLNFSFKDYWYVEGTLRRELISQMHPDNNVLYYPSVNSSLILSDAFKLPEVFDYAKLRGSWGIVGNYPNIFQSALSFSQKTLGDQGTGSVIYTQVPTSGFGNERIKPETKHEIEFGLETRLLKGRLGFDITYYNGQIKDQILDFSLPMTTGASSIVANVGTLRNKGWEFVVNGTPVQSENFKWNTTVNLAFNRNKVEQLAGGATELEHRFIDGDAAKIISRVGEPLGDIYARPVKTDDQGRMIVDANGLYQLDNTTYKKVGNAMPKAIGGFINSFSYKNFTLDALIDFRWGGHIMPTGINWMKSRGLLEETLEGMDAEHGGLSYYLSGGKGIATTGSTGPNGETVYHDGMLLDGVLLDGTKNANIISQATYFNSTYNWGGPQYGGNSRYELYVEKNNYIKMRELSLAYRLPKDFARKLKAKNISLSAFGRNLFFIYRTAKHLDPEQMTGGSHWSQQITNAGSGPATRTYGLMLRASF